One Maribacter cobaltidurans genomic window carries:
- a CDS encoding universal stress protein: MKKIILPSDFSENAWNAIFTALKLYANTTCHFYILNAYEPGVLKPLGTKGHQRLDVIYDSLSKNSEKELSEILKYLEINHKNPKHSFETVAKENTLEEAIKKVSTEEDIDLIVIGTQGATGAKQVFLGSNTVKVLNSIKNIPILAVPDSFNFQELKNIIFSTDFMRNYDKYEFEPLLELARLWNSKIEIVHVSEEFKLNEKQQAQKDILEHRFSEFDYSFQDLPFKSSTANTIGQHVSNRKSDILGIIRHQHTFWEKVIGEPVVKKIAFHSTIPVLFLPEK, translated from the coding sequence ATGAAAAAAATAATTTTACCTTCTGATTTTTCAGAAAATGCATGGAACGCCATCTTTACGGCTTTAAAGCTTTATGCCAATACTACATGTCATTTTTATATTTTGAATGCCTATGAACCTGGTGTTTTAAAACCACTGGGAACAAAGGGGCATCAAAGGTTGGACGTTATTTATGATTCACTTTCAAAAAACTCCGAGAAGGAGCTTTCCGAAATTCTAAAATATCTGGAAATAAACCATAAAAACCCCAAGCACAGTTTTGAGACCGTTGCCAAGGAAAACACATTGGAGGAGGCCATTAAAAAAGTATCAACTGAAGAAGATATAGATTTGATTGTCATCGGAACCCAAGGAGCTACAGGCGCAAAGCAAGTTTTTCTTGGCAGTAATACCGTAAAAGTATTAAATAGCATAAAAAACATTCCCATTCTAGCCGTGCCGGATTCCTTTAATTTTCAAGAATTGAAGAACATAATTTTCTCGACTGATTTTATGAGAAACTATGATAAATATGAGTTTGAGCCTCTGTTGGAACTGGCCCGTTTATGGAATTCTAAAATAGAAATTGTCCATGTGTCGGAAGAGTTTAAACTTAATGAAAAGCAGCAAGCCCAAAAGGATATTTTAGAACATAGATTTTCTGAATTCGATTATAGCTTCCAAGACCTTCCTTTTAAATCGAGTACGGCCAACACTATTGGTCAACACGTTTCCAATAGAAAGTCGGATATTCTTGGAATCATAAGGCATCAGCACACATTTTGGGAAAAGGTCATTGGTGAACCGGTAGTAAAGAAAATAGCCTTTCACTCCACCATTCCTGTTCTATTCCTTCCGGAAAAGTAA
- a CDS encoding mechanosensitive ion channel family protein has translation MESFFKFFENPAVLKFTKLGLWILLIAIIIGFLRKLLKKRIEDTSIRYKAQKGIEIIGYFLIILMIFMAITLDDIKDYTIILGLFTAGITFTLQELILSIAGSFYIFFVRVYKPGDRIEINNIKGDVIDIDSIYTTLMEMGEWVSSDNYSGRIVKISNAFVFKGPIKNYSMDFPFVWDELNILITYDSDVSLARDLILKEANELLSDYFQKSKTKWQEMVERYYIENATIEPTIAVNLTDNWISLNLRYITDYKLRRNTKNQLFSNIEKTIKASKGKVTLASTTLQLLKIPELEVQLKKGI, from the coding sequence ATGGAATCATTCTTCAAGTTTTTTGAAAATCCTGCTGTTCTTAAATTCACGAAATTGGGTTTATGGATTTTATTGATTGCAATAATCATAGGGTTTCTACGCAAATTGCTAAAAAAACGAATCGAAGATACTTCCATTAGATACAAGGCCCAGAAAGGGATAGAAATAATTGGCTATTTCCTGATTATTTTAATGATATTTATGGCCATTACCCTAGATGACATTAAGGATTACACCATTATTCTTGGTCTGTTTACCGCTGGTATAACCTTTACGTTGCAGGAGTTGATTTTGAGCATTGCAGGCTCCTTTTATATTTTTTTCGTACGGGTTTACAAGCCTGGTGATCGGATAGAAATCAACAATATTAAAGGCGATGTCATTGATATTGACAGCATCTATACAACGCTTATGGAAATGGGCGAATGGGTTAGCAGTGACAACTATTCGGGAAGAATAGTCAAAATTAGTAACGCTTTTGTTTTTAAAGGCCCCATTAAAAATTATTCAATGGATTTTCCTTTTGTATGGGACGAATTGAATATACTAATTACTTATGATTCGGATGTTAGTCTTGCAAGAGATTTAATTTTAAAGGAAGCCAATGAATTACTTTCCGATTATTTCCAGAAATCCAAAACCAAATGGCAGGAAATGGTAGAGCGCTATTATATAGAGAATGCAACTATTGAACCCACCATTGCCGTGAACCTTACCGATAATTGGATTTCGCTAAACCTGAGGTACATAACAGATTATAAACTGAGAAGAAATACCAAAAACCAGTTATTTTCAAATATTGAAAAGACCATTAAAGCCTCCAAAGGAAAGGTGACTTTGGCCTCCACAACCCTGCAACTACTAAAAATACCTGAACTTGAAGTCCAACTAAAGAAAGGAATATGA
- a CDS encoding universal stress protein — MKNILIPTDFSTNAVNAIEFALELFKCERVHFYFMYAYADELYEISHDKEDDYFKQQKKKIIQVSNKKLSELISRIQREKHNPKHQFEKISVFESLVDGVNDFVNKKDIDLVIMGTKGQTADKKITFGSHTVQVFKYVKCPVMAIPNNYEFVQPKKILFPSDYMIPYKRRELKLLDTIAYRFKSEVHSLYISDFEDLSHRQTDNQLFLKGSLPNARLSFNRTEVKNKGVAIMEYANENNMDLLVMVNSRHSFLEDLLYRSTVDQIALNPVIPFLVLQNLPR, encoded by the coding sequence ATGAAAAATATTCTAATTCCTACGGATTTCTCCACCAATGCGGTCAATGCGATTGAATTTGCACTGGAACTTTTTAAATGTGAACGTGTCCACTTTTATTTTATGTATGCGTATGCCGATGAACTTTATGAAATAAGCCACGATAAGGAGGATGACTATTTTAAACAACAAAAGAAAAAAATAATTCAGGTGTCCAATAAGAAACTTTCAGAACTTATTTCTAGGATACAACGGGAAAAGCATAATCCTAAACATCAATTTGAAAAAATCTCGGTTTTTGAATCATTGGTGGACGGGGTCAACGATTTTGTCAACAAAAAAGACATTGATCTGGTAATCATGGGAACTAAAGGACAGACAGCCGATAAAAAAATCACTTTTGGCAGTCATACCGTTCAGGTTTTTAAATATGTAAAATGCCCTGTAATGGCCATACCTAATAACTACGAATTTGTGCAACCCAAAAAGATTCTATTCCCTTCTGATTATATGATTCCCTACAAGCGTAGAGAATTAAAACTTTTGGATACCATTGCTTATAGGTTTAAATCGGAAGTTCATTCCCTGTATATTTCCGATTTTGAAGATTTAAGCCATAGACAAACAGACAATCAATTATTCCTTAAAGGTTCGTTGCCAAATGCCAGACTCAGTTTTAATAGAACGGAAGTTAAAAACAAAGGTGTTGCCATTATGGAGTATGCCAATGAAAATAATATGGATTTGTTGGTAATGGTAAACTCACGGCACTCCTTTTTAGAGGATTTGCTCTACCGTTCTACTGTTGACCAAATAGCGCTAAACCCAGTGATTCCATTTCTTGTTTTACAGAACTTACCTCGTTAA
- a CDS encoding universal stress protein, with amino-acid sequence MQINKILVTTDFSNEAYNALFYATQLFAKQECEFYILNVYDRYTPIQNKAEYEMEHMAKIEKLKEESVEGLTKTYHKINLDVSNVPHKFKTLSKRGKLSQVVRRTIDLLDIGLVIMGNKGKTGAKEIFMGSNTLKVASTLGHCPLLAIPKEVAYIPIKEIAFITDFKKGCNLKTLAPLLSITKLLNAYLKVFHLKEEEFLNTVQESNRKLLEMSLKGVEHDFEPIHEFSSKAKVIDSFIKNRGIHLFSTVYTKKGFLERMLHEPVIKDLSMYTSIPFLVLPNRD; translated from the coding sequence ATGCAAATCAATAAAATTTTAGTGACGACAGATTTTTCCAATGAGGCCTACAATGCACTTTTTTATGCTACCCAACTATTCGCCAAACAAGAATGTGAATTTTACATACTGAATGTCTATGACAGGTATACTCCTATTCAAAATAAAGCGGAGTACGAAATGGAGCACATGGCAAAAATTGAAAAGTTGAAGGAGGAGTCTGTTGAAGGACTGACAAAAACGTACCATAAGATAAACTTAGATGTTTCAAACGTCCCCCATAAATTTAAAACACTGTCTAAACGTGGCAAATTAAGTCAAGTCGTTAGACGAACAATCGACTTACTGGACATTGGCTTAGTTATTATGGGAAACAAAGGAAAAACGGGAGCCAAAGAAATCTTTATGGGAAGTAATACCCTTAAAGTTGCAAGTACCTTAGGACATTGTCCTCTTTTGGCAATTCCAAAAGAAGTAGCATATATACCAATAAAAGAAATCGCATTTATCACGGATTTTAAAAAAGGATGTAATCTTAAAACACTGGCTCCATTGTTATCGATAACAAAGCTATTAAATGCTTATTTGAAGGTCTTTCACTTAAAGGAAGAAGAATTTTTGAATACCGTGCAGGAATCCAACAGAAAGTTATTGGAGATGTCTTTAAAAGGAGTTGAACATGACTTTGAACCCATTCATGAATTTAGCTCAAAAGCCAAGGTAATAGACAGTTTTATAAAAAACAGGGGAATTCACCTCTTTTCAACGGTTTATACTAAAAAAGGTTTTTTAGAACGCATGTTGCACGAACCGGTAATAAAGGATTTAAGTATGTACACTAGTATTCCATTTCTTGTACTACCCAACAGGGATTGA
- a CDS encoding MBL fold metallo-hydrolase RNA specificity domain-containing protein, producing the protein MKKIKIQFLGASGTVTGSKFYLETPEINIMVDCGMFQGLKELREINWQPLPIDASKIDFVLLTHGHLDHTGYLPRLLKEGFKGEIMATAPTLAITEIILLDSGKIQEEQAKSANQEGYTKHHPAVPFYMVQEAERTVALFNPCEKDEWNSLSENVRFRFRYNGHIIGATFIELEIYGKLFVFSGDIGRKTDLLLSPPERPKWADYLFLESTYGNKLHPVEDVSEILSGLIKQTIQERGNLIIPSFAVERLQTLMYTLWLLFKKNKIPNIPIFVDSPMGNNVLSVFERFPAWHNLSISEYRAMVNHFELITSYADTWKTIDDPRPKIIIAGSGMVTGGRVLTYLQQMLKKPNTQILLVGFQAEGTRGRQLLDGAHELKLFGKYYPVMAKVRLLESLSAHADQNELLYWLSSIENIPEKVFLVHGEPSALDALRVKLKDAKGWNCHIPKQYEAIEIVW; encoded by the coding sequence ATGAAGAAGATTAAAATTCAATTTTTAGGCGCAAGTGGTACGGTTACAGGCTCAAAATTCTACCTAGAAACACCAGAGATAAATATAATGGTAGATTGCGGCATGTTCCAAGGACTAAAGGAACTCAGGGAAATCAATTGGCAACCTTTGCCCATCGATGCATCAAAAATCGATTTCGTATTATTGACCCATGGACATCTGGACCATACAGGATATTTACCTAGGTTGCTCAAAGAAGGGTTTAAGGGTGAAATTATGGCTACTGCCCCAACCTTGGCAATTACTGAAATAATTCTCTTGGATAGCGGGAAAATACAAGAAGAACAAGCCAAATCCGCCAACCAGGAAGGATACACTAAACATCATCCGGCAGTACCTTTCTATATGGTACAGGAAGCAGAAAGAACGGTCGCGCTATTCAACCCTTGTGAAAAGGATGAATGGAATTCTTTATCAGAAAACGTTCGTTTTAGATTTAGATATAATGGCCATATCATTGGGGCAACGTTTATAGAATTGGAAATCTATGGGAAATTATTTGTTTTTTCCGGGGATATAGGAAGAAAGACCGATTTACTTTTGTCCCCTCCCGAACGGCCTAAATGGGCAGATTACTTATTTCTGGAAAGCACATATGGAAATAAACTACATCCTGTAGAAGATGTTTCAGAGATTTTAAGCGGACTGATAAAGCAAACGATACAGGAAAGAGGGAACCTGATCATTCCCTCCTTTGCTGTAGAACGTCTACAGACGCTCATGTATACCTTATGGTTACTTTTTAAGAAAAACAAAATACCCAATATTCCCATTTTTGTGGATAGTCCCATGGGCAATAACGTTCTTTCCGTTTTTGAAAGGTTTCCCGCTTGGCATAATTTATCCATATCCGAATATAGGGCTATGGTAAACCATTTTGAACTAATCACTTCCTATGCGGACACTTGGAAAACCATTGACGACCCAAGACCCAAAATTATAATCGCAGGTAGTGGAATGGTTACCGGAGGCAGGGTATTGACCTATTTACAGCAAATGCTCAAAAAACCGAACACCCAAATTTTGTTGGTGGGCTTCCAGGCAGAAGGCACCCGCGGTAGGCAACTTTTGGATGGAGCGCATGAATTGAAACTATTTGGAAAATATTATCCGGTAATGGCCAAGGTCCGTCTTTTGGAAAGTCTATCGGCCCATGCAGATCAAAATGAGCTTCTCTATTGGTTGAGTTCTATAGAGAACATTCCCGAAAAAGTATTTCTAGTTCATGGAGAACCATCCGCATTGGATGCCTTAAGAGTAAAACTTAAGGATGCAAAAGGCTGGAACTGCCATATTCCCAAGCAATATGAGGCTATAGAAATCGTGTGGTGA
- a CDS encoding helix-turn-helix domain-containing protein has translation MKLELIYDVDKLVLEVVKRTVGSLGLEVESIQENSVKLSDDTEDKELRELAMALEPYGIIIEQGDETDLLVQIKILIKKYVRGEYDRNVSISKMLSETLGYSYSYLSNHFTSRTFMTIENFYVLIRIEKVKELLNDGQNTLSDIAYTLNFSSVPHLSGQFKKVTGLTITQYLKIRNNTIDTVN, from the coding sequence GTGAAGTTGGAACTAATTTATGATGTTGATAAACTCGTTTTAGAGGTGGTGAAAAGGACCGTTGGTTCATTGGGTTTGGAAGTGGAAAGTATTCAAGAGAATTCAGTTAAACTATCCGATGATACTGAGGATAAAGAGTTACGGGAACTTGCCATGGCTTTGGAACCTTACGGCATTATCATTGAACAAGGAGACGAAACAGATTTATTAGTGCAGATAAAAATCTTGATTAAAAAGTATGTTAGGGGTGAGTACGACAGAAATGTTTCCATATCAAAAATGCTATCGGAGACCTTGGGATATAGTTATTCCTATTTGTCCAACCACTTTACATCCAGAACGTTTATGACCATTGAGAACTTTTATGTGCTGATTCGAATAGAAAAAGTAAAGGAGCTGTTGAATGATGGACAAAATACATTGTCCGATATAGCTTATACCTTAAACTTTAGTAGTGTTCCACACTTGTCCGGTCAGTTCAAAAAAGTAACAGGGTTAACCATTACCCAATATTTGAAAATTAGAAATAACACAATAGACACCGTTAATTAA
- a CDS encoding RNA polymerase sigma factor: protein MEKEINKQTNQGTIQWEVKETYSKLVDFRKKDNRQSFNNELLRLMPQVKNYVAKRLRTAILSGKLNKGMFSPNDFTDQLFIEVYDNWDSIRNESYLRPYLFKKVDELLDDSLTEEEFDHVFFENIDTFSQPEWDTMEEDFSTDGDGDLVMLEELDDKSLIKDNYTLNHVFVSDDEKELAEKLDRSLDKERVERHIQMVLGKMSLPMRSVFQLATDQGFTLNEIASIKDATLDEVDDLLTKARRLLKDSFVKRFLVDSN, encoded by the coding sequence ATGGAAAAAGAAATAAACAAGCAAACCAATCAAGGTACTATTCAATGGGAGGTTAAGGAGACCTATAGCAAATTGGTTGATTTTAGGAAAAAGGATAATAGGCAGTCATTTAACAATGAGTTGTTGCGGTTGATGCCACAAGTAAAAAACTATGTGGCAAAAAGGTTGAGGACGGCAATACTTTCGGGCAAATTAAATAAAGGCATGTTTAGCCCCAATGATTTTACGGATCAATTGTTTATTGAGGTTTATGATAATTGGGATAGTATAAGGAATGAGAGCTACCTTCGCCCATATCTATTCAAAAAGGTAGACGAATTGTTGGATGATAGTCTTACCGAAGAGGAATTTGATCATGTTTTTTTCGAGAATATCGATACCTTTTCCCAACCAGAGTGGGATACTATGGAAGAGGATTTTAGTACAGATGGTGATGGCGATTTGGTCATGTTGGAAGAGCTGGACGATAAATCCCTAATTAAGGATAATTACACTTTAAACCATGTCTTTGTGTCGGATGATGAAAAGGAACTTGCTGAAAAATTGGATAGAAGCCTGGACAAAGAAAGGGTGGAAAGGCATATTCAAATGGTATTGGGCAAAATGTCCTTACCCATGCGTTCTGTATTTCAATTAGCTACGGATCAAGGTTTTACGCTTAATGAAATAGCCAGTATTAAAGATGCTACATTGGATGAGGTTGATGACCTTTTGACCAAGGCCAGAAGGTTATTAAAGGATAGTTTTGTAAAACGGTTTTTAGTAGATAGTAATTAA
- a CDS encoding VIT1/CCC1 transporter family protein — protein MPENDELDDYLDNHYIHRSNWLRAAVLGANDGILSTGSIAIGVAAASEIREPIILAALAGLVAGALSMAAGEYVSVSSQTDVEKADIEREKEELAEMPELELKRLAQIYESRGLKKETAHIVAKELTEHDALGAHVRDELGINEVSAAKPLQAAFASGASFTVGGVLPFLVTLFLPLKGMEYYLYAFSILFLALLGALAAKTGGSSIFKAVARITFWGTVAMGLTALVGHFFGVNVA, from the coding sequence ATGCCCGAGAACGACGAACTAGACGACTATCTGGACAACCACTATATACACCGTAGTAACTGGTTAAGAGCCGCAGTCTTGGGAGCCAATGATGGTATACTTTCAACAGGGAGTATTGCCATAGGCGTTGCCGCCGCCAGCGAAATCAGGGAACCCATAATATTGGCGGCCCTGGCCGGTTTGGTTGCAGGGGCCCTATCCATGGCAGCGGGGGAATATGTTTCCGTAAGTTCCCAGACCGACGTGGAAAAAGCGGATATCGAAAGGGAAAAAGAAGAATTGGCAGAGATGCCGGAATTGGAATTGAAACGCTTGGCCCAAATCTATGAAAGTCGCGGATTAAAAAAAGAGACGGCACACATCGTTGCCAAGGAACTCACGGAACACGATGCTTTGGGAGCTCATGTTAGGGATGAACTGGGCATCAATGAAGTTAGTGCCGCAAAACCCCTTCAGGCCGCCTTTGCGTCTGGGGCCTCGTTCACCGTGGGCGGAGTTTTACCCTTCTTGGTTACACTCTTTTTACCCTTGAAAGGAATGGAGTATTATTTATATGCCTTCTCCATATTATTCCTAGCCTTACTAGGTGCGCTGGCTGCTAAAACAGGAGGTTCCAGTATTTTCAAAGCTGTGGCCCGTATCACCTTTTGGGGTACCGTAGCCATGGGGCTTACCGCATTGGTAGGACACTTTTTTGGGGTAAACGTAGCCTAA
- a CDS encoding CsbD family protein has protein sequence MNKDQLEGKWKQVKGEFKQKYGNVTDDDTTYAEGKFDEMLGRLQEKTGKKKEDLKQEIETW, from the coding sequence ATGAATAAAGATCAGTTAGAAGGAAAGTGGAAACAAGTGAAAGGTGAGTTCAAACAAAAATACGGGAACGTCACCGATGATGATACTACATATGCAGAAGGTAAATTTGACGAAATGTTAGGTAGACTTCAGGAAAAAACAGGAAAAAAGAAAGAGGATTTAAAACAAGAAATTGAAACTTGGTAA
- the cls gene encoding cardiolipin synthase, whose product MWTSILLGIYILITLSIVIAILLHGAKPSKSLAWLLAIFAIPVGGIILYLLLGRNRRKNKLVQLKRNLFKRLPNPDYNQVNAFDGKFRKLMTLFYNNSHFPPVGNNSLQLLKDGKTTFDAIFGALERAKKEIHIQYYIFEDGELANKLQELFKRKLSKGVKIRMIYDGIGSFSLSRNYLKGLENMAVEVYSFLPFKFGRFFSSLNYRNHRKIIVVDGKIAFTGGINISDKYLKGDPGLGKWHDMHIKIDGPAASHLNQVFMMDWYLVCQELLQPLENPVCATQFTSDSLVQIVSGGPDDDFPALEQTYFSIINSAKKYVYITNPYIIPSQALIKALQTAALSGVDVRLLVSENADNRLVSWSVHSYFETFLKSGIKIYLFPDGFLHSKIIVSDDAISSIGTANLDDRSFEQNYEVNAIIYEKGFAQLLKEDFLKDSTASKRLSYEVYIQRPWIRKLKEGFGKIFSPLL is encoded by the coding sequence ATGTGGACATCTATCCTACTCGGTATTTATATATTGATAACGTTGTCCATTGTAATTGCTATCCTATTACATGGTGCCAAACCTTCCAAAAGTCTGGCCTGGTTGTTGGCCATTTTTGCTATTCCAGTAGGTGGGATCATACTATATCTTTTACTGGGGAGAAATAGAAGAAAAAATAAACTGGTTCAGTTAAAAAGGAATTTGTTTAAGAGGCTACCCAATCCGGATTATAATCAGGTGAATGCCTTTGACGGGAAATTCCGAAAATTGATGACCTTATTTTATAATAATTCACACTTCCCACCGGTAGGCAATAATTCCTTACAATTATTAAAGGACGGTAAAACCACTTTTGACGCTATTTTTGGTGCCTTGGAACGTGCCAAAAAGGAGATTCACATACAATATTACATCTTTGAGGATGGAGAATTGGCCAATAAATTACAGGAACTGTTTAAACGGAAATTATCAAAAGGTGTTAAAATAAGAATGATTTATGACGGTATTGGCAGTTTTTCTTTGAGCAGGAATTATTTAAAAGGTTTGGAGAACATGGCTGTTGAGGTATATTCGTTTCTTCCTTTCAAGTTCGGACGGTTTTTCTCTTCCTTGAACTACCGGAATCACAGAAAAATCATTGTGGTAGATGGAAAAATAGCTTTTACCGGCGGTATAAATATTTCCGATAAGTATTTGAAAGGGGATCCAGGATTGGGCAAATGGCATGATATGCACATAAAGATAGATGGGCCGGCGGCCTCTCATTTGAATCAAGTTTTTATGATGGATTGGTATTTGGTTTGCCAAGAGTTATTGCAGCCCCTAGAAAATCCAGTATGTGCAACGCAATTTACATCCGATTCATTGGTTCAAATTGTTTCCGGAGGACCTGATGATGATTTTCCGGCTCTGGAACAAACCTATTTTTCAATTATTAATTCGGCCAAGAAATACGTATATATTACCAATCCTTATATCATTCCAAGTCAAGCTCTAATAAAAGCCTTGCAAACCGCTGCCCTGAGTGGGGTGGACGTGCGTCTTTTGGTTTCGGAAAATGCAGATAATCGCTTGGTAAGTTGGTCCGTGCATTCTTATTTTGAGACTTTTTTAAAGTCGGGGATTAAAATTTATCTTTTTCCCGATGGATTCCTACATAGCAAGATTATTGTAAGTGATGATGCCATTTCTTCCATCGGAACGGCAAATTTGGATGATCGCAGTTTTGAACAAAACTATGAGGTAAACGCTATTATCTACGAAAAAGGATTTGCCCAATTGCTGAAGGAAGATTTTTTAAAGGATAGCACTGCCAGTAAAAGGTTATCCTACGAAGTATATATTCAGCGTCCGTGGATTAGAAAATTAAAAGAAGGTTTCGGTAAAATATTCAGTCCCCTTCTATGA
- a CDS encoding universal stress protein — protein sequence MTRILLPTDFSDNSFKAIAYGLSLYKNVECTFYLLNTYMPPVYHTEYILGSPGQIGLGDIIQEESKKNLNELKTKLENEFKNPLHTFVTHSAFNMLTSEVGQITEAENIDLVIMGTKGATGAQEILFGTNTVHVLKNSKVPVLAIPQDFEYEEPNVILFPTDYQVSFTKDKLATLLQIVKEHRSEINVMHVFTQLKLNPTQTKNRKSLETLLGNNGLFHDVESDEIITAINKFQVKAKINFLAMIQNKHTFFERLFIEPTIKKIGFHVNVPFLVIPEK from the coding sequence ATGACACGTATTCTTTTACCCACGGATTTTTCGGATAACTCATTTAAGGCAATCGCTTATGGATTATCGCTCTATAAAAATGTAGAATGTACGTTCTATCTTTTAAACACCTATATGCCACCGGTGTATCATACGGAATATATTTTAGGAAGTCCGGGGCAAATTGGTTTGGGGGATATTATACAAGAAGAATCCAAAAAAAACCTAAATGAACTTAAGACAAAGCTAGAGAATGAATTCAAAAATCCTTTGCACACCTTCGTTACACATTCGGCATTCAACATGCTTACCAGTGAGGTAGGTCAAATTACCGAAGCGGAAAATATAGATTTGGTCATTATGGGAACCAAAGGCGCTACCGGAGCGCAAGAAATATTATTTGGAACCAATACAGTGCATGTTCTTAAAAATAGTAAAGTCCCTGTTCTGGCAATACCGCAGGACTTTGAGTATGAGGAACCGAATGTAATTTTGTTTCCAACGGATTACCAAGTATCCTTTACAAAGGACAAACTGGCAACTTTATTGCAAATAGTAAAGGAACATCGGTCCGAAATCAATGTGATGCATGTTTTCACTCAGTTAAAGCTTAATCCCACCCAGACCAAAAATCGAAAATCCTTAGAAACACTGCTGGGAAATAATGGATTGTTCCATGATGTGGAGAGTGATGAAATAATAACTGCAATTAACAAATTTCAGGTGAAGGCAAAAATTAATTTTCTGGCCATGATACAAAATAAACATACGTTTTTTGAACGGTTATTCATTGAACCTACCATTAAAAAAATAGGTTTTCATGTCAATGTTCCTTTCTTGGTAATTCCTGAAAAATGA
- a CDS encoding ATP cone domain-containing protein has protein sequence MSETTIEVLKSSGEKVQFSMDKLRNSLKRSGADHDLVENIVSKVKNEIYPGITTNEIYNRAYALLKGKKSVFASKYKLKKAIYELGPTGFPFERFVAAILKYSGYQVKVGVILNGLCVTHEIDVLAEKNDSTTIIECKFHSDKGLKCNVKVPLYIHSRYNDVKEHWEGTKKENKKLEIGWVVTNTRFTEDALKYGICANLYLLSWDYPKNEGLKDRIDRLGLYPITVSSLLSNREKQFLLSRDVVLCRQLLHDKFFLDHLGISQNRKIKILDEVGQLCNL, from the coding sequence ATGAGCGAAACTACCATAGAGGTATTGAAATCCTCCGGAGAAAAAGTACAATTCTCTATGGATAAATTAAGAAACTCCTTAAAACGTAGTGGGGCGGATCATGACTTAGTGGAAAATATTGTGTCGAAGGTCAAGAACGAAATCTATCCAGGAATCACCACCAATGAAATTTATAATCGGGCCTATGCCCTATTAAAAGGAAAAAAATCGGTTTTTGCATCTAAGTACAAACTCAAAAAAGCAATTTATGAGTTGGGACCAACGGGATTTCCATTTGAGCGATTTGTAGCTGCCATTCTCAAATACTCGGGCTATCAGGTTAAGGTAGGGGTAATCCTGAATGGTCTCTGTGTGACCCATGAAATCGACGTACTTGCTGAAAAAAATGATAGTACAACCATAATTGAATGTAAGTTCCACAGTGATAAAGGTCTCAAATGCAATGTAAAAGTCCCACTTTACATACATTCTAGGTACAATGATGTAAAGGAGCACTGGGAAGGTACCAAGAAAGAAAATAAAAAATTGGAAATAGGTTGGGTCGTTACGAATACCCGCTTTACTGAAGACGCCCTTAAATATGGAATATGCGCAAATCTATACCTCCTGAGTTGGGATTATCCAAAGAACGAAGGACTAAAGGACCGCATAGACCGTTTGGGACTATATCCCATAACCGTATCCTCACTCTTGAGCAATAGGGAGAAACAATTCCTGCTAAGCAGGGATGTTGTCCTATGCAGACAACTTCTCCATGATAAATTTTTTCTGGACCACTTAGGTATCTCTCAAAACAGAAAAATTAAAATATTGGATGAAGTAGGTCAACTCTGTAATCTATAA
- the trxA gene encoding thioredoxin, translating into MKSSFKNIIDSEVPVLVDFYADWCGPCKMLAPILKQVKEDMGDGLKIVKIDVDKNQRLASKYNVRGVPTMMLFKDGKQLWRQSGVLQKNDIIAVVKQHS; encoded by the coding sequence ATGAAAAGCTCGTTTAAAAATATAATAGATTCTGAAGTTCCTGTTTTGGTGGATTTTTATGCGGACTGGTGTGGTCCCTGTAAGATGTTGGCCCCAATTCTTAAACAAGTAAAGGAAGATATGGGGGATGGATTGAAAATCGTTAAGATCGATGTGGACAAGAATCAGAGATTAGCCTCAAAATATAATGTTAGGGGTGTACCTACCATGATGTTGTTCAAGGATGGCAAGCAGCTATGGCGACAATCTGGCGTACTGCAGAAGAACGATATTATTGCTGTAGTCAAGCAACATTCCTAA